CCATGGCCGGGTACACGAGGGAGTGCTGGCCAGCGGCGACGTCAGCTTCACCGTGCCCGATCACGCCGGCGTGCAGGATGGCCGCGGTATCGCCTACGTGAGGCCGCACGAACTCGATATCGACCGCTACACCCCTGGTGCAGAGGGCGTGGTCGTCAAGCTGCGCCGCGCGCATGCAATTGGTCCGCTGGCGCAGCTGGACCTGGAGCGCGCCGACAACGCCGAGCTCATTGAAGCGGTCATCCCGAACGAGCGCTTCAGCCAGCTGCAGCTGAGGGAGGGCGACACCCTGGTGGTGCGGCCGCGGCGCATGCATGTATTCGTGGACCAGGGAGCATCGATATGAACTTTCAACAACTGCGCTCAATACGCGAAACGGCACGCCGCGGCTATAACCTGACGGAGGTGGCCAACGCGCTGTTTACGTCGCAGCCAGGCGTGAGTCGCCAGATCCGCGAACTGGAAGAAGAGCTGGGCGTCGTTATATTCGAGCGCAACGGCAAGCGTCTGACCGGTCTCACGGAGCCGGGCAAAGGCATCCTCAAGATCATCGAGCGCCTGCTGGTGGAGGCGGAAAACCTGCAGCAGGCCAGCCTCGATTACGCGGGGCAGGACAGCGGCACGCTCACCATCGCGGCCACCCACACCCAGGCACGCTACGCCTTGCCGAAAGTCGTGCAGTCATTTCGCCAGGATTTCCCCGAAGTGCGCATCGCGCTCCAGCAAAGTTCTCCCGAGCATATCGCGCAATGGGTTTTATCGGGCAAGGCCGACATCGGCATCGCCACCGAGGGCCTGTCGCAGTTCCCGGATCTGGTGTCGTTCCCGTGCTATCGCTGGAGCCACCTGGTGGTGGTGCCGGACGGGCATCCCCTGTTGAACCGCACGCCGATCCGGCTCGAAGACCTGGCCGCATTCCCGCTCATTACTTACGACGTCGGCTTTACGGGCCGCGGTCATATCGATGCTGCGTTTGCAGCGGCGGGCGTGACCACCGACATCGTGCTGACGGCCATGGATTCGGACGTGATCAAGCAGTACGTGTCGCTCGGACTGGGGGTGGGGATTGTCGCTTCGATGGCGTTTGACCACGGCCGCGACAAGGGCCTACGCGCGGTGGAGGCTTCGCACCTGTTTGCGCCCAATGTCACACGGCTGGCGCTGCGGCGTGGAGCATACCTGCGCAAGTACGCCTACCATTTCATTTCGCAGTTCGCACCAGAGGTCTCGCGCGCCGAGATTGACCGGCTGGTGAACGAGGAAGCATTGCCGGGCCGCGATTGAAAGGGCGGCGTGGGTGTATCGCTGCCCTCAGGTCTCACGCGCCGGGAT
This region of Massilia sp. PAMC28688 genomic DNA includes:
- a CDS encoding CysB family HTH-type transcriptional regulator encodes the protein MNFQQLRSIRETARRGYNLTEVANALFTSQPGVSRQIRELEEELGVVIFERNGKRLTGLTEPGKGILKIIERLLVEAENLQQASLDYAGQDSGTLTIAATHTQARYALPKVVQSFRQDFPEVRIALQQSSPEHIAQWVLSGKADIGIATEGLSQFPDLVSFPCYRWSHLVVVPDGHPLLNRTPIRLEDLAAFPLITYDVGFTGRGHIDAAFAAAGVTTDIVLTAMDSDVIKQYVSLGLGVGIVASMAFDHGRDKGLRAVEASHLFAPNVTRLALRRGAYLRKYAYHFISQFAPEVSRAEIDRLVNEEALPGRD